One genomic segment of Candidatus Aminicenantes bacterium includes these proteins:
- a CDS encoding aminopeptidase, giving the protein MDAKKNLFRLLVWLALLLSMLPGAVAAKSKEGKADKPAYVFKVIGSVKRTPVKNQYRTGTCWCFSTISYLESELLRLGKEELDLSEMVVVRNTYPRKAVNYVRLHGNANHSQGGQGHDVLESIKCSGIVPESVYPGMTIDEKRHNHGEMVAVLQGILDGVLKRDGTRVTPRWLDAYEAVLDIYLGKVPPSFEYHGVTYTPKSFADDYLQLKYDDYIELTSYDIYPYYQKCRLEIPDNWTYDANYYNLPIDDLENIVDQALKNGHSLVWDGDVSERDFSRGRSDTEHGSGYAIVPVKDWEDLTKAERNEKVFGPVPEREITQEMRIKTFDNFSTTDDHLMHIVGLAREQNGGKFYLTKNSGGTDQPNQGYIYLSRSFFRLKTTAILINKNALTPEVKEKLHID; this is encoded by the coding sequence ATGGATGCAAAAAAGAATTTGTTCCGCTTACTCGTTTGGCTGGCGTTGTTGTTGTCCATGCTCCCGGGCGCGGTCGCCGCGAAGAGCAAAGAAGGCAAGGCCGATAAACCGGCATACGTTTTCAAAGTGATCGGCTCGGTCAAGCGCACGCCGGTCAAAAACCAGTATCGAACCGGAACCTGCTGGTGCTTTTCCACCATTTCCTATTTAGAGTCGGAACTGCTGCGCCTGGGCAAGGAAGAACTGGACCTTTCGGAAATGGTCGTGGTAAGGAATACCTACCCCAGGAAGGCGGTCAATTACGTGCGCTTGCATGGCAACGCCAATCACAGCCAGGGCGGGCAGGGCCACGATGTGCTGGAATCGATCAAGTGTTCCGGCATTGTCCCGGAATCGGTTTATCCCGGGATGACGATCGACGAAAAACGGCACAATCACGGCGAGATGGTCGCGGTGCTGCAAGGGATCCTGGATGGAGTGCTAAAAAGGGACGGAACCCGCGTCACCCCGCGCTGGCTTGACGCGTATGAAGCCGTGCTGGACATCTACCTGGGCAAGGTTCCCCCGTCCTTCGAATACCACGGGGTAACTTACACTCCAAAAAGCTTTGCTGACGACTATCTGCAGCTCAAGTATGATGATTACATCGAATTGACCTCGTATGATATTTACCCGTACTACCAGAAATGCCGATTGGAAATTCCCGATAACTGGACCTATGACGCCAATTATTACAATCTCCCCATTGATGATCTGGAAAACATCGTCGATCAGGCCTTGAAAAACGGCCATTCGCTGGTTTGGGACGGCGATGTCAGCGAAAGGGATTTTTCCCGCGGCCGGAGTGATACCGAGCATGGCAGCGGCTACGCCATCGTTCCTGTAAAAGATTGGGAAGACCTGACCAAAGCGGAACGGAATGAAAAGGTCTTTGGACCGGTGCCCGAGAGGGAGATCACCCAGGAGATGAGGATAAAGACCTTCGATAATTTTTCGACCACCGACGACCACCTGATGCATATCGTGGGGCTGGCCCGGGAACAGAACGGAGGCAAGTTCTATCTGACCAAGAATTCGGGCGGGACCGACCAGCCCAACCAGGGTTACATCTATCTTTCCCGTTCCTTTTTCCGTTTGAAGACCACGGCCATCCTGATCAACAAGAATGCGCTGACGCCGGAAGTCAAGGAGAAATTGCACATCGATTGA
- a CDS encoding tetratricopeptide repeat protein, with protein sequence MKKIGSILLVLCLTSFILISFSGCDQLKISNLKANKHFKMANRFFNEEKYKKAIVEYEAALALNPDLKAAFYYLGSSYVSVYKPGDDSEKNKDIGNKATEYLQKALELNPENKDIIQSLGDINDKMRNFELAEKYYLEIQKFTPNDPVSYYNLAGFYSNNGRYDKAIEMYEKRIALDPSNPEGYLYLAGFFQDKRKWDDAIKNHEVRIQKISENTSMEEKEKTELLADAYYRLGVVCWNKSYQTPADVMGPVERLQVVQKGFDALNKSTELSPTFPDPWAYMSLLYRQKTIAEPLKKAVYDKEAEKMVAKFQELRKRKLATEQFMKDLSKEK encoded by the coding sequence ATGAAAAAAATAGGGTCGATCCTGCTTGTACTATGCTTGACCAGTTTTATTTTAATTTCTTTTTCCGGCTGCGATCAATTGAAGATAAGCAATTTAAAAGCCAACAAGCACTTTAAAATGGCCAACCGCTTTTTCAACGAGGAAAAGTACAAGAAAGCAATTGTTGAATACGAGGCTGCCCTGGCGCTGAATCCCGATCTGAAAGCTGCTTTTTATTACCTTGGCAGCAGCTATGTGTCGGTTTACAAGCCCGGCGACGATTCCGAGAAGAACAAGGATATCGGCAACAAGGCGACTGAATATCTGCAGAAGGCTTTGGAATTGAATCCCGAAAACAAGGATATCATCCAGTCGCTGGGTGATATCAACGATAAAATGCGGAATTTCGAACTGGCTGAAAAATACTACCTGGAAATCCAGAAGTTCACCCCCAATGACCCCGTCTCCTACTACAACCTGGCCGGTTTTTACAGCAACAACGGCAGGTACGACAAGGCCATCGAGATGTATGAGAAACGGATCGCCCTAGATCCCTCCAATCCGGAAGGTTACCTTTATTTGGCCGGGTTCTTCCAGGACAAGCGCAAATGGGATGACGCCATAAAGAATCATGAAGTCCGCATTCAAAAAATCTCCGAAAACACCAGCATGGAAGAAAAGGAAAAGACGGAGCTTCTCGCCGATGCCTACTATCGCTTGGGCGTTGTCTGCTGGAACAAGAGCTATCAGACCCCGGCCGATGTCATGGGGCCGGTTGAACGCCTGCAAGTGGTCCAGAAGGGGTTTGATGCCTTGAATAAATCCACTGAATTGTCCCCCACTTTCCCCGATCCCTGGGCCTACATGAGCTTGCTCTACCGGCAAAAAACGATCGCCGAACCGTTGAAGAAGGCCGTTTATGACAAAGAAGCTGAAAAAATGGTGGCGAAATTCCAGGAACTGCGCAAGCGGAAATTGGCCACCGAACAATTTATGAAGGATCTCTCCAAAGAAAAGTAA
- a CDS encoding Rrf2 family transcriptional regulator, translating into MKINTKIRYGLRMVIAIAQANKLVNTTELGNGMHVSPKYLRKLAGPLEKAGLIKSTQGIYGGYELSKNPVDINIRMILDAYGEQLSWTDCVLGKKCDLRDSCQAKQVWEMLEKTLQMHFLPITIRDILDNKMARL; encoded by the coding sequence ATGAAAATCAATACCAAGATTCGCTATGGCTTGCGCATGGTTATCGCCATCGCCCAGGCCAACAAGCTGGTGAATACGACCGAATTGGGAAACGGCATGCATGTCTCTCCCAAATATCTCAGGAAACTGGCCGGACCGTTGGAAAAAGCCGGTTTGATCAAAAGCACGCAAGGAATTTACGGGGGGTACGAACTAAGCAAGAACCCCGTGGATATCAATATCCGCATGATTTTGGACGCTTATGGCGAGCAATTGTCATGGACCGACTGCGTACTGGGGAAAAAATGCGATTTGAGGGATTCCTGCCAGGCCAAGCAAGTGTGGGAAATGCTGGAAAAAACATTGCAAATGCATTTTTTGCCGATAACCATACGCGATATTTTGGACAATAAGATGGCCCGGCTCTGA
- a CDS encoding NAD-dependent epimerase/dehydratase family protein: MNILVTGGTGFVGNHLIRELLKDKGNTVYALVRDLKKLEQFDFHDRVTAIAGDLFTAEAFPADIEMVFHLAALTKVISPREFVHCNHQGTMALLDKLRPLKKLRKVVLLSSLAAAGPNRQIPCLKEGMPDNPVSLYGKSKLAQEKIIQAYSPAPYIIIRAPIIFGPGDMDMLTIFRVLKKGILPELGREQRMYSVIYVTDLVKGMLAAANSPGQNETFYITNVEPIPWDDFMLAAHRSMGGGIRKVMVPETLAWFLAELSELRIRISKRKTIFNRDKFREIRFPVWTCSAEKSSDRLHFQPLRPTDSALRETVRWYQEQNLL; this comes from the coding sequence ATGAACATACTCGTAACCGGAGGCACGGGATTCGTCGGCAACCACCTGATCAGGGAGTTGCTCAAGGATAAAGGAAACACCGTGTATGCCCTGGTGAGAGACCTGAAGAAACTGGAACAATTCGACTTCCACGATCGCGTCACCGCCATTGCCGGCGACCTGTTCACGGCCGAGGCCTTCCCGGCGGATATCGAAATGGTTTTCCATCTGGCCGCCTTAACCAAGGTGATTTCCCCGCGGGAGTTTGTCCATTGCAATCACCAGGGCACAATGGCGCTTCTTGACAAGTTACGGCCATTGAAAAAACTGCGCAAAGTGGTTCTGCTTTCCTCATTGGCCGCCGCCGGCCCCAACCGGCAAATCCCCTGTTTAAAAGAGGGGATGCCGGACAACCCGGTTTCGTTGTACGGGAAAAGCAAATTGGCCCAGGAAAAAATAATCCAAGCGTACAGCCCGGCCCCATATATCATCATCCGGGCGCCGATCATTTTCGGCCCGGGCGACATGGACATGCTCACCATTTTTCGCGTTCTCAAAAAGGGGATTCTGCCCGAGCTCGGCCGCGAGCAACGCATGTATTCGGTCATATACGTTACCGATTTAGTGAAAGGCATGCTTGCCGCCGCCAACAGCCCCGGCCAAAACGAAACGTTCTACATCACCAATGTCGAGCCCATTCCATGGGACGATTTCATGCTTGCCGCCCACCGGTCGATGGGGGGAGGAATTCGCAAGGTCATGGTCCCCGAAACACTGGCCTGGTTCCTGGCCGAGCTTTCCGAGCTGCGCATTCGCATTTCTAAAAGAAAAACCATTTTCAATCGCGACAAATTCCGTGAAATACGCTTCCCGGTCTGGACATGCTCCGCGGAAAAAAGCAGCGATCGGCTTCATTTTCAACCCCTGCGCCCGACCGATTCCGCCCTGCGCGAGACCGTCCGCTGGTACCAGGAGCAAAACTTGTTATAG
- a CDS encoding aminotransferase class I/II-fold pyridoxal phosphate-dependent enzyme — MDVFKKCFEFTRADEAKQTGLYPYFTEIEKVEGNHVWVKGKKILMVGSNNYLGLFDDPRIKESAIAAVRQYGTSTCGSRFLNGTYSLHVELEKKLAHFMGKEEALTFSTGMQTNLGAISALGSRDDVIILDRMVHASIMDAVRLSYAHIAKFKHNDMKDLEEKLAHQPEDKGKLIVVDGVFSMEGDLSNLPKIVKLAKKYNARLMVDDAHGVGVMGEKGRGTAEHFGLIDEVDLVMTTFSKSFASLGGFVAGDSKIIQYIKHHARALMFSASITPAALGAAHKALEIIQTEPGRRKRLWEITRIMNKELTAMGYHTGNTETPIIPVFIHDLEKTFMLWKFLRDYGIFTNPVIAPAVPPEDSLIRTSFTATHTDNDLNFILEGFKRGGKALGLI, encoded by the coding sequence ATGGACGTGTTTAAAAAATGTTTTGAGTTCACCCGGGCCGATGAAGCGAAGCAGACCGGTTTGTACCCCTATTTTACCGAAATCGAAAAAGTTGAAGGCAATCATGTCTGGGTAAAGGGCAAAAAGATCCTGATGGTCGGTTCCAACAACTATCTGGGGCTTTTTGACGATCCCCGGATCAAGGAAAGCGCGATCGCGGCGGTGAGGCAATACGGCACCTCGACTTGCGGATCCCGTTTTTTAAACGGCACCTACTCGCTCCATGTGGAACTCGAAAAAAAATTGGCCCACTTCATGGGCAAGGAAGAGGCTTTGACCTTTTCCACCGGCATGCAAACCAACCTGGGGGCGATTTCGGCGTTGGGCAGCCGGGACGATGTGATCATCCTTGATCGCATGGTCCATGCCTCGATCATGGACGCGGTCCGTCTCTCTTACGCTCATATTGCCAAATTTAAGCATAATGACATGAAGGATTTGGAGGAAAAACTGGCCCACCAGCCTGAAGACAAGGGGAAGCTGATCGTCGTCGACGGTGTATTCAGCATGGAAGGAGATCTTTCCAATCTGCCCAAGATCGTCAAGCTGGCCAAGAAATACAATGCCCGGCTGATGGTCGATGATGCCCACGGAGTCGGAGTGATGGGTGAAAAGGGCCGGGGGACGGCCGAGCACTTCGGTCTTATCGATGAGGTGGACCTAGTGATGACCACCTTCTCCAAGTCATTTGCCTCATTGGGCGGGTTTGTGGCCGGGGATAGCAAGATTATCCAGTATATCAAGCATCATGCCCGGGCTTTGATGTTTTCCGCCTCCATCACCCCGGCCGCTTTAGGAGCCGCTCATAAGGCTTTGGAAATCATCCAGACCGAACCCGGGCGCCGCAAGCGGCTATGGGAAATAACCCGGATCATGAACAAGGAACTAACGGCCATGGGCTACCATACCGGCAACACCGAAACTCCCATAATTCCGGTTTTCATCCACGATTTGGAAAAAACCTTCATGTTGTGGAAGTTTTTACGGGACTACGGCATTTTCACCAATCCGGTCATCGCCCCGGCCGTGCCGCCCGAGGACTCGCTGATCCGAACCTCGTTCACCGCCACCCATACTGATAACGACCTGAATTTCATCCTAGAAGGCTTCAAGCGGGGCGGAAAGGCCCTCGGGTTGATTTAA
- a CDS encoding glycosyltransferase family 2 protein, translated as MDISAVVVSFNSDKFLQQNLSSLFRQTVAFKQVIVVDNNSSDGSAGIIGTFPGAQKLVPAANIGYAAAANLGIAGADAELVLVANADVYLADDFNQQVLRFFAEHPQASMLAPLLLRFDRQTIDSAGQTFSPALHPREIGFGRKLASVRLGAGEVFSVCGAATVFSRKDLEKLKIGAEYYDEDFFMFWEDFDIGWRAQLLGLKVFFTPQAVAYHFRSGTLKKTWLSRFSLAMARPAELRYHLLKNRYLTLIKNFRFSRFWWTLPFILGKDLLWTCALTIRAPKIIIAMAGSGNIFKRAWKKRRQIQGT; from the coding sequence GTGGATATCAGCGCGGTTGTCGTCAGTTTTAATTCGGATAAATTTCTGCAGCAGAACCTGTCTTCTCTTTTCAGGCAGACTGTCGCCTTCAAGCAGGTGATCGTTGTCGACAACAATTCCAGCGACGGTTCGGCCGGCATCATCGGAACGTTTCCCGGCGCGCAGAAACTGGTTCCCGCCGCCAACATCGGCTACGCCGCCGCCGCCAACCTGGGGATCGCCGGCGCCGATGCCGAGCTGGTGCTGGTGGCCAATGCCGACGTCTATCTGGCCGATGATTTCAACCAGCAGGTGCTGCGATTTTTTGCCGAGCATCCGCAAGCGTCCATGCTCGCGCCCTTGCTTCTGCGTTTTGACCGCCAGACGATCGATTCGGCCGGGCAAACCTTTTCTCCGGCCTTGCATCCGCGGGAGATCGGTTTTGGCCGGAAATTGGCCAGCGTTCGTTTGGGCGCGGGGGAAGTGTTCTCGGTCTGCGGAGCGGCGACCGTGTTCTCGAGAAAAGACCTGGAAAAGCTGAAAATCGGCGCTGAATATTACGATGAAGACTTCTTCATGTTCTGGGAGGATTTTGATATTGGCTGGCGGGCCCAGCTCTTGGGTTTGAAGGTTTTTTTCACCCCCCAGGCCGTGGCCTACCATTTCCGCAGCGGCACGTTGAAGAAAACCTGGCTGTCGCGCTTCTCCCTGGCCATGGCGCGGCCGGCGGAACTGCGCTATCATCTGCTCAAAAACCGCTATCTGACTTTGATCAAAAATTTCCGCTTTTCCCGCTTTTGGTGGACCCTGCCGTTCATCCTGGGCAAAGACCTGCTGTGGACATGCGCCTTGACAATCCGGGCACCGAAAATTATAATCGCCATGGCCGGTTCCGGGAATATTTTCAAGCGCGCCTGGAAAAAAAGGAGACAGATACAAGGGACATGA